A genomic segment from Comamonas terrigena NBRC 13299 encodes:
- a CDS encoding response regulator: MTDLLTPPAAPTPASANLAGARVQVPPSLGAMLQELPALLQSTDPLAPSQAAQLLHQTARALDVVQQPGLARLLRAMETALRQPVAPTGTAPGSPLPRDVLLLAAKDAQAHLQTLQAGRNAQVAHLFPAYRAVCKLGGKDSAHPADLWELLWQLAPVPAPLPAALQVPPHRVAPSTRTLLDQQVLAVVKNADAPAAARLRDLCLGLAQTCAAPADTAFWQAAAGCFDATAHGLLEQDLYTKRLASRVLMHYASVAKAGDSAFTPPPDTLVRDLLYYCAQAADTAAMVMDGLPPVLQAICHSCQLLPADAPARVAQAVTPPGDTTLTLDLGRGAEALAVPTTVAAPLHDTLAEPRSTTPAAGPSATSDDAGLNLSHLVFGDEPEAPEVPVEVAEPSAPPAARAPIPQPVAQTTGDLSIATPASAATSAAHDAALPATAGVVEAMDTSAVPHSATALDNTAAPAAAASSVVPHAAGPSEITSVAAVSAANTPAAAEPLTEPVLLAEATTPHPASMPEGVVDATLAEQEHATSAAPADSVGSTTTAEAASGEHSAPDTDTDTDTDTDTDTDAPPVEAAQERSEPVTDSAQAERPADDGNTAFPTELATTADTADAVSTRADVPPPQDAAAQAAAPMDERTALATRLAAAAVPELQPGAALLQGAAGQPRAEPNQGFLTEADGLSQQLQTEIAAWAAESDTPLPATAAEQARALTRSAWGAGCTEISLLTHTLQMVLERLRRNATAAQRQACVHAADEVLRLLHQFAAGFMRRPHPQVLEALNHILADTVSTPPAPDSETRPAQDETDADGAAPDRHTTFIDGTATHQAIGHEEVPAAVPVPASVPVPVPVLPSVDQLEPVRFAVFEEEVLAVWPALQTALHQWMERPAEQGTPRQTLLRSLHTLKGSARLAGAAAWASQVHALEDLALLAQPNDGPLGPSALQQPLEVLRIAFVALQQELAARHPERSLQHWGASPIDTVGRHAQALWGTHEQTQQSVADNHQMLTEMESCLQRLRAQLKDCAAWADTLVLHGDMDLSYEWHEELHDLIRGLSDGVDDIGTVQRQLQHGLATADTALTTQAGHLRALQHTLLYARLTPLAQLHERLLATVQLAASDTGKPTQLLLEGGDQLLERNVADQLAPALEHLLRNCVDHGIEPATRRQAAGKPATGQITVRLHTQGPVQTLTVQDDGAGLQVGRVQTKAVALGLLQPDETVDARRAAELILHPGLSTAAQITELSGRGIGMDAVQAGVQQLGGQLHIDSQPGLGCTFTITLPAPPQVEQVVALRAGSWSIALPARSIEAVRRIPAAQMDEAVAQGMLPDDVTGPMPLYWAGAVWQQSARSSAPPVDGQSIALVVRSDTSRWALQVDEVLGTQEVALQPPAEVAVPLPGLLGTAAQPSGQVLQVYDPYAALAAHEARRLLQSAQPVAASDDASAPEVPPPLVLIADDSMSVRRLAQHLLQTQGYRVATAADGLLAWQLLEDGELPALLLADIEMPEMDGLELLRRVRADARCKQLPVVMLTAHEAGPVSQKAIDAGAQAFLTKPYAPNELLALVRRCARVPESDLQP; encoded by the coding sequence ATGACCGATCTCCTGACGCCCCCGGCTGCACCCACCCCGGCCTCTGCCAACCTGGCAGGAGCCCGTGTTCAGGTGCCGCCCTCGCTGGGCGCCATGCTGCAGGAGCTGCCGGCCCTGCTGCAATCGACCGATCCCCTGGCGCCGTCCCAGGCCGCCCAGTTGCTGCACCAGACCGCCCGCGCACTGGACGTGGTGCAGCAACCCGGCCTGGCCCGGCTGCTGCGGGCCATGGAAACCGCGCTGCGCCAGCCCGTCGCACCGACCGGCACGGCGCCAGGCAGCCCACTCCCCCGCGATGTACTGCTGCTGGCCGCCAAGGACGCCCAGGCCCACCTGCAGACTCTGCAGGCCGGCCGCAACGCACAGGTGGCCCACCTTTTCCCGGCCTACCGCGCCGTCTGCAAGCTCGGCGGCAAGGACAGCGCCCACCCGGCCGACCTGTGGGAGCTGCTCTGGCAACTGGCTCCCGTTCCCGCGCCGCTGCCCGCCGCGCTGCAGGTACCGCCCCACAGGGTAGCCCCGTCCACCCGCACTCTGCTGGACCAGCAGGTGCTGGCCGTGGTCAAGAACGCCGACGCCCCAGCTGCCGCCCGCCTGCGCGACCTGTGCCTGGGCCTGGCCCAGACCTGCGCGGCACCGGCCGACACTGCCTTCTGGCAGGCAGCGGCCGGCTGCTTTGACGCCACGGCCCATGGCCTGCTGGAGCAAGACCTCTACACCAAGCGCCTGGCCTCGCGCGTGCTGATGCACTACGCCAGCGTGGCCAAGGCCGGCGACTCCGCCTTCACCCCGCCGCCCGACACCCTGGTGCGCGATCTGCTGTATTACTGCGCCCAGGCCGCCGACACCGCCGCCATGGTGATGGACGGCCTGCCGCCCGTGCTGCAGGCCATCTGCCATAGCTGCCAGCTGCTGCCCGCAGACGCTCCGGCACGGGTCGCACAGGCTGTCACGCCCCCCGGTGACACCACACTGACCCTGGACCTGGGCCGCGGAGCCGAAGCCCTGGCCGTCCCCACCACTGTGGCTGCGCCGCTGCACGATACACTGGCAGAGCCCCGCTCCACCACGCCTGCAGCCGGCCCATCTGCCACATCAGACGATGCAGGCCTGAACCTTTCGCACCTGGTGTTCGGCGACGAGCCCGAAGCGCCCGAGGTACCGGTCGAAGTCGCTGAACCGTCTGCCCCGCCCGCCGCGCGGGCACCGATACCACAGCCGGTGGCGCAAACCACCGGGGACCTCTCCATCGCCACCCCGGCCTCGGCTGCCACCAGCGCAGCGCACGATGCTGCTCTGCCCGCCACCGCAGGCGTCGTCGAAGCGATGGACACTTCGGCGGTACCGCACAGTGCGACCGCCCTGGACAACACAGCGGCCCCTGCGGCGGCAGCATCTTCCGTAGTACCCCACGCAGCCGGGCCAAGCGAGATCACCTCCGTGGCGGCCGTGTCTGCAGCGAACACGCCAGCGGCAGCAGAGCCTCTCACTGAGCCTGTTCTGCTCGCCGAGGCCACCACACCGCACCCCGCCAGCATGCCGGAAGGCGTTGTCGATGCAACCCTTGCCGAGCAGGAGCACGCCACATCCGCCGCTCCTGCAGACAGCGTTGGGAGCACCACGACAGCCGAAGCCGCCAGCGGCGAGCACAGCGCACCCGACACCGACACCGACACCGACACCGACACCGACACCGACACCGATGCTCCCCCAGTGGAAGCCGCTCAGGAGCGTTCCGAACCAGTGACGGACAGTGCTCAGGCAGAACGCCCGGCAGACGATGGAAACACAGCATTCCCCACGGAACTGGCAACCACAGCCGACACCGCAGACGCCGTCAGTACCCGCGCCGATGTGCCACCGCCGCAGGACGCTGCGGCACAGGCTGCCGCCCCCATGGACGAGCGCACCGCTCTGGCCACACGCCTGGCCGCAGCCGCCGTGCCCGAGCTGCAACCCGGTGCCGCCCTGCTGCAAGGTGCGGCCGGCCAGCCCCGGGCAGAACCCAACCAGGGCTTTTTGACCGAAGCCGATGGCCTCAGCCAGCAGCTGCAGACAGAGATCGCCGCGTGGGCGGCAGAAAGCGACACGCCCCTGCCCGCCACGGCCGCAGAGCAGGCGCGCGCGCTGACCCGCAGCGCCTGGGGCGCTGGCTGCACCGAGATCTCGCTGCTCACCCACACCCTGCAGATGGTGCTGGAGCGCCTGCGCCGCAACGCCACGGCTGCACAGCGCCAGGCCTGTGTGCATGCCGCCGACGAAGTGCTGCGCCTGCTGCACCAGTTTGCCGCCGGTTTCATGCGCCGCCCCCACCCCCAGGTGCTGGAAGCCTTGAACCACATCCTGGCAGATACGGTATCCACACCACCAGCGCCGGACAGCGAAACCCGTCCGGCCCAAGACGAAACCGACGCCGACGGGGCAGCCCCCGACCGCCACACCACTTTCATAGACGGCACGGCCACCCACCAGGCCATCGGGCACGAAGAAGTGCCTGCCGCCGTGCCAGTCCCGGCCTCGGTCCCGGTCCCGGTCCCGGTCCTGCCCAGCGTGGACCAGCTCGAACCCGTGCGCTTTGCCGTGTTCGAGGAAGAGGTGCTTGCCGTCTGGCCTGCGCTGCAGACCGCGCTGCACCAATGGATGGAGCGACCTGCCGAGCAGGGCACGCCCCGCCAGACCCTGCTGCGCAGCCTGCACACCTTGAAGGGCAGCGCCCGCCTGGCCGGTGCCGCCGCCTGGGCCAGCCAGGTGCATGCCCTGGAAGACCTGGCCCTGCTGGCGCAACCCAATGACGGGCCGCTGGGCCCCAGTGCCCTGCAACAGCCCCTGGAAGTGCTGCGCATCGCCTTCGTCGCCCTGCAGCAAGAGCTGGCCGCGCGCCACCCCGAGCGCTCGCTGCAGCACTGGGGCGCCAGCCCCATCGACACCGTGGGCCGCCACGCCCAAGCGCTGTGGGGCACCCACGAGCAAACCCAGCAGTCCGTGGCCGACAACCACCAGATGCTGACCGAGATGGAAAGCTGCCTGCAGCGCCTGCGCGCCCAGCTCAAGGACTGCGCCGCCTGGGCCGACACCCTGGTGCTGCACGGCGATATGGATCTGTCCTATGAATGGCATGAAGAGCTGCACGATCTGATCCGCGGCCTCAGCGACGGAGTGGACGACATCGGCACCGTGCAGCGCCAGCTGCAGCACGGCCTGGCGACGGCGGACACCGCCCTCACCACCCAGGCCGGCCACCTGCGCGCGCTGCAGCACACGCTGCTGTACGCGCGCCTGACTCCGCTGGCCCAGCTGCACGAACGCCTGCTGGCCACCGTGCAATTGGCCGCCAGCGACACTGGCAAGCCCACCCAGCTGCTGCTGGAAGGCGGCGACCAGTTGCTGGAGCGCAATGTCGCCGACCAGTTGGCGCCGGCACTGGAGCATCTGCTGCGCAACTGTGTAGACCATGGCATCGAACCTGCGACCCGCCGCCAGGCCGCAGGAAAGCCCGCCACAGGCCAGATCACGGTGCGCCTGCACACCCAGGGCCCGGTCCAGACCTTGACCGTGCAGGATGACGGTGCCGGCCTGCAGGTGGGGCGCGTCCAGACCAAGGCCGTCGCCCTGGGTCTGCTGCAGCCGGACGAGACCGTGGACGCCCGGCGTGCAGCCGAACTCATCCTGCATCCGGGCCTGAGCACCGCCGCGCAGATCACCGAACTCTCCGGCCGCGGCATTGGCATGGACGCCGTGCAGGCCGGTGTGCAGCAGCTCGGCGGCCAGTTGCACATCGACAGCCAGCCCGGCCTGGGCTGCACCTTCACCATCACCCTGCCCGCGCCGCCGCAGGTGGAGCAGGTCGTGGCCCTGCGGGCCGGCAGCTGGAGCATTGCCCTGCCGGCCCGCAGCATCGAAGCCGTGCGCCGCATCCCCGCCGCACAGATGGACGAGGCGGTCGCCCAGGGCATGCTGCCCGACGACGTGACCGGCCCCATGCCCCTGTACTGGGCCGGTGCCGTGTGGCAGCAATCCGCCCGCAGCAGTGCCCCGCCGGTGGACGGCCAGTCCATTGCCCTGGTGGTGCGCAGCGACACCTCGCGCTGGGCACTGCAGGTGGATGAAGTCCTGGGCACACAGGAAGTGGCGCTGCAGCCCCCCGCCGAGGTGGCCGTGCCCCTGCCCGGCCTGCTGGGCACCGCTGCCCAGCCCAGCGGCCAGGTGCTGCAGGTGTACGACCCCTATGCAGCCCTGGCAGCGCACGAGGCGCGCCGCCTGCTGCAGTCCGCCCAGCCGGTGGCCGCCAGCGACGATGCCAGCGCCCCGGAAGTGCCACCGCCTCTGGTGCTGATCGCCGACGACTCCATGAGCGTGCGCCGCCTGGCCCAGCACCTGTTGCAGACCCAGGGCTACCGCGTGGCCACCGCCGCCGACGGCCTGCTGGCCTGGCAGCTGCTGGAAGACGGCGAGCTGCCGGCCCTGCTGCTGGCCGATATCGAAATGCCCGAGATGGACGGCCTGGAACTGCTGCGCCGCGTGCGCGCCGACGCCCGCTGCAAGCAGCTGCCGGTGGTGATGCTCACCGCCCACGAAGCCGGTCCGGTGAGCCAGAAAGCCATCGACGCCGGGGCCCAGGCCTTCCTGACCAAGCCCTACGCGCCGAACGAGCTGCTGGCTTTGGTCCGGCGCTGCGCCCGGGTGCCCGAGAGCGACCTGCAGCCGTAA